From the Manis javanica isolate MJ-LG chromosome 13, MJ_LKY, whole genome shotgun sequence genome, one window contains:
- the SLC25A42 gene encoding mitochondrial coenzyme A transporter SLC25A42 — MHSPHLTLGGPTPPPPEHKLLGVPLTEARVSRCPGRPGMGNDVKEGAVRLREDAKPVSSKGDHREVLSSLLSGALAGALAKTAVAPLDRTKIIFQVSSKRFSAKEAFRLLYFTYQREGFLSLWRGNSATMVRVVPYAAIQFSAHEEYKRILGRYYGFRGEALPPWPRLLAGALAGTTATSLTYPLDLVRARMAVTPKEMYSNIFHVFIRISREEGLKTLYHGFTPTVLGIIPYAGLTFFTYETLKSLHREYGSRPQPYPFERMIFGACAGLIGQSASYPLDVVRRRMQTAGVTGRPHASIAHTLRAIVWEEGAVRGLYKGLSMNWIKGPIAVGISFTTFDLMQILLRHLQS, encoded by the exons ATGCACAGCCCACACCTGACGCTGGGGGGTCCCACTCCCCCTCCTCCAGAGCACAAGTTATTGGGGGTTCCTCTGACAGAG GCCCGAGTCTCCCGCTGTCCCGGCAGGCCTGGGATGGGTAATGATGTGAAGGAAGGCGCGGTGCGTTTGCGGGAGGATGCCAAGCCCGTCTCCTCAAAG GGCGATCACAGGGAAGTCCTCAGCTCCCTTCTGTCCGGGGCTCTGGCTGGGGCTCTTGCCAAAACGGCAGTAGCTCCCCTGGACCGGACCAAAATCATCTTCCAAG TGTCTTCAAAAAGATTTTCTGCCAAG GAGGCCTTCCGGCTCCTCTACTTCACCTACCAGCGCGAGGGCTTCCTGAGCTTGTGGCGCGGGAACTCGGCCACCATGGTGCGCGTCGTCCCGTACGCCGCCATTCAGTTCAGCGCGCACGAGGAGTACAAGCGCATCCTGGGCCGCTACTACGGTTTCCGCGGAGA AGCCCTGCCCCCCTGGCCCCGCCTCCTGGCCGGCGCTCTGGCTGGAACCACGGCCACCTCGCTGACCTACCCCCTGGACCTGGTCAGAGCCAGGATGGCCGTGACCCCAAAGGAGAT GTACAGCAACATCTTCCACGTCTTCATCCGGATCTCCCGAGAGGAGGGTTTGAAGACCCTCTACCATGGATTCACACCCACCGTGCTGGGGATCATTCCCTACGCGGGGCTGACCTTCTTCACCTATGAGACGCTCAAAAGCCTGCACAGAG AGTATGGCAGCCGGCCGCAGCCCTACCCCTTTGAGCGCATGATCTTCGGGGCCTGCGCCGGCCTCATTGGGCAGTCGGCCTCGTACCCGCTGGACGTGGTGCGCCGGCGCATGCAGACAGCTGGCGTCACCGGCCGTCCGCATGCCTCCATCGCGCACACGCTGCGCGCCATCGTATGGGAGGAGGGCGCCGTGCGTGGCCTCTACAAGGGCCTGAGCATGAACTGGATCAAGGGCCCCATCGCCGTGGGCATCAGCTTCACCACCTTCGACCTCATGCAGATCCTGCTGCGGCACCTGCAGAGCTAG